A segment of the Caldivirga sp. genome:
TAGTTGCAGTATACATAAGTTAGCGGTCTTTAATCCTGATTATGAAGATAAGTTGAGGATTAGGGAATACAGTAGAATGGGGTACATAGGCTTCGTCACTAGCCCAATATACCATGGTTATAGGTTAATGAAGAGGAACGTAATCAGCAACCTAACCGAAGCCCTAAACCATGGGACAGTCGTAATCCTTAACCTACTGGAGGACCTGAGGCAAATGCATAGGGCCTACGCCTTCAGGTATAGGATTATGCTGGGTGAATTAAGTGACGCCCTTAGAGACCTTGCCAATAAAGGAAATGGGGAATTTAGGGTACTTTTATCGCACTTCTCATACAATGACCTGGTTAGCCTCAGGTCACTGTATAATGGTGATGTTTACGTAGACTTTGCATCCTCCCAAGTATTAGGTGCACCTTATAATCATATTGAGGAGTTAGTTAAACTGTATGGTGCATCAAGACTTGTTTTATCCACGGGATTTATGATGAAGTATCCTAAGTCCTCAATACTAAAGCTCCAGTTATCTAAGGTGCAGGATAAGGATAAGGAGGCAATATCATTAATTAACGCAAGTAGGCTTTATGGAGTAAAACCCTAAGAAGATGAATCACACGTCATTTTTAATTTCACCAGGAGATGAATAATGCACTGTAGATAAACTTTATTAAATTAAGCTAAGTTAGGTTAAGTAATGGTTAAGTGGCCTCCAGTTAATCCAGATGATGAGAAGTCTTTATTAGAAGCATTTAAGAGTGGCCGATGGGGTAGGGTTCCTGGCGGTGTTGTAGAGGAGTTTGAGAGAGAGTTCTCAAGGTACCATGAAGCTAAGTACGCGGTGGCGGTTACAAGTGGTACGGTAGGCTTATTCCTAAGTTACCTTGCTGTTGGATTAAATGAGGGAGATTACTTCGCATTACCTGCATACACCTTCATAGCCACTGCAACTGCCGGTGTATTACTTAGGGCTGTACCCGTTTTTGTCGATATTGATGCTGAAACCCTAAACATTAGTGTAGAGTCCCTTAAGGCAGTTCTTGAGCAGGATAAGGATGGTAAAATTAAGCTGGTGGTTCCAGTCCACTTCTCCGGCATACCCGCTGAACTTGATGAAGTTATTAATGAGGCTAGGAAGCATGGAGCTAAGGTAATTGAAGACGCGGCGCAGGCCCATGGAGCCGCGTATAAGGGCCGTAAGGTTGGGGCTATAGGTGAAGCAGGTGTCTTCAGCTTCCAGAGCAGTAAGAACATGACCGCTGGGGAGGGTGGGGTGATTGTAACTAATGACTACGAGATCTACATTAAGGCTTGGTCTTACCATAATGCCGGTAGGGAGATAAACGGTGAATGGTATATGCATGCGCTTATTGGGTGGAACTTCAGGATGACTGAACTTCAGGCAGCAATACTATTATCGCAGCTTAAACGCTATGATGATGAGTTTAAGGTCAGGGAGAGAAACGCTAGGTTACTTTATGAATTACTTGAAGGTAATGAGGACTTTAAGCCTGTTAAGCCGCCTACGTATGTTTCAAGTTCAAACCACCTCCTCCCAATATGGATTAGCAGTAGGTTAATTAAGCAGTACGGTAAGGCCAGGATAGTTAGCGAGGTTAATAATAGGGGAGGAGTTGTTGTCGAGGGTTACCCAATGCCGCTTTACAGGCAACCAGCCTTTAGGGAATCCTACTGGAAATTACCAGACTACTCTAGGTTAAACCTACCTGTCACTGAGGACGCATGTAGGAGGGTTATATGGGTACCTCAACACGTGTTGCTTAGCGAGGATGAGACACGTAGGACCGCTGAAGCGTTAGTTAGGGTGTCAAGGGAATTGAGGTGAATGCGGTAATACTTTAATATTGTTTTTTGCTGGTTTAGTATGCTTCTGTGTGGTGAAGTACATTACTTCAGGGTCCCTAGGGGTCTTTGGGAAGATAGGTTGCTTAAGCTTAGGCGGGCTGGGTTGAATTGCTTAAACACTTACTTTGCCTGGAATTATCATGAGGTTGAGCCTGGTTTATTCGACTTCTCCGGTGAGAAGAATGTGGATGAGTATTTAAGTAAGGCTGAGGAACTTGGCCTTAAAATAGTGGCTAGGGTTGGACCGTACATATGCTCCGAGTGGGATAATGGTGGGCACCCTGACTGGTTACTGAGTAGGGATTTAGTGCCGAGGAGCCTTGACTCATCATACTGGCCTTACGCTGAGAGGTGGCTTAGGGTTATATTACCGATTATTGTTAAGCATCAGGAGCCTAATGGTGGAGTCACCATAGTGCAGTTGGAGAATGAGTACTTTTGGGGTGATGCACCACTCCACATGAGGCTTGCCGAGTTGGCTAGGCAGATTGGAGTAACAGCTAAACTGTACACGAATGTTAATAGGTACGTTAGGAACACTATATACACTGACGCCCTAGACCTATACCCAAGCCCATGGGATCTAAACTCGGTTTTATGGAGTATTAAGGACCTTTTAGAGACCCAGGGTGGTAGACCTAAGATACTTGAGTATGAGGGTGGATGGTTCTCAACGATAAACAGACCATTACCAACATCTAGGGGTAGTTTCCCATCTGACTGGACTAGGATCCTCCTAGCAACTGCATTAGCCTATGGGTCAGATGTAGTGAGCTTCTACATGTTTCACGGAGGCACAAACTTCGGTTACTGGACTGGTAGGTGGATAACCACAACTTACGATTACGAAGCATCAATTAGGGAGTGGGGTGAGTTAAGTGATAGGTATTATAAGGTTAAATTGCTTACACCTCTAGCTGAACTCATTGATGGTAGTGAAACAGAGGGTGAATCGTATGATAATGGTAGGTTACTGGTTATTAGGCGTAAGGGTGATTTAAGGCTAAAATTCTACATTAACAATACTGAGGCTGAGTGGGTTGATGGCAATGTAAGGATTAAGGCTAGGGGAGTTAAGGTTATTCCAAGTAATTTAAGCATCAAAGGTATTACGGTCAGTGAAACTAACCTAAGCCTACTAACCGTTAGGGATAGTGATGTGTTACTTTACGGTGATGCCGGTGAGGAATTTACCATTAGGCTTAAGGGTGGTTTAATTAAGTCATGCTTAAGTGTTGAACATCATACTGAAGGTGACTCAGTGGTACTAAGTGGTAGGGTACCTGATGAATTAGGCGGCTGCTTAATTGAGGGTAAGGGTAATGTTAGGGTATTGATTTTAAGCGAATTATTCGCATCAAGAACCTGGATAATGAACGACTACTACGTTCCATCAAACATATACTTAATTAGGGGTGGTGATTACAATTCATTGTTAATTGAGGGTAAGGAGGGAGTTAACACGCTTTACTTACCGTTTAAGTCAAGTAGGGGTAGGTATGTGCCTGAATTGGATATGACTAGGATTGAGCTTAACGTTAATGTAAGTCAGCCTAATGTAACCATTACTCAAGTGACCAAGGGCTCAGTGGGCCTTAGGCGTATTCTTAAAATAAATGGCGTTAAGCCGCTTGAGGAGTTAGGATTATTTAAGCATGGGCTATACGTCTATGATTCTAGGCTTAACGTGAATGGTTTAATAGGCGTGGTGGCCCACGATTACGTTACGGTTATTAACAATGGTAGAGTTACCGCAAGCGGCTTCATATACGTTAAGGCTAATGCAAATGCCGGTGACTTAAGAATAATCGTTGAGTCAACGGGGCATCCTAACGATGGCGCCATACCCTTCTTCACCGGTTTACAGTCACCAGTGTTGGTTAATCAAGTTGGCAGTATTAAGGTTGATTCATGGGAATACGGTGCACTTGACTTATCCAGTAGGCTTAAGCCGGGTATTGCAACCAATTACAGTCATACCACCGTAATTAATAGGGAGATTAGGGAGTACTTACCTAGGGTTAAGTGGGTTAAGGATACTGGTGATTTAGGTAAGCCTAATAATGCAGTCATATACTATAGGGGTAGGGTTCACTTGAATGAGGCGAGGCATATTGTTCTCAGGATTAGTAAGAATGACCAGTGGGCAGCAATGGTTGTTTTCATTAATGGTGAGGAGGTCTATAGGGGACATGGTGATGACCCCTTCGAAACCACGGTATACGGTGGATTAAGGGTAGGTGATGTTGAGATTGTGATAGCGTTACTAAGGTATGGTATTAGGGAGGTTAACCCAACCCCAGGAAGCGTTGAAATTGACCTGTGGAGTAGCATCATTAGTGATTATGATTTAGGCCTAATGGAGTTAGGTGAAGTGAGAGAAGGGGCTCAATTACCATTAACTGTGAGTGAACCATCAACAATTAAACTCAGGTTCACTGTTGATAAGCCAAGTGATACTAATGCCCCATTATACACCGGGTTAAGTGGGAAAGTTCACGCATTAATATTCCTCAACGGTAAGTTAATTGGCCGGTATTACCCAGGTGGTTCACAGAGCATGTTCTACCTACCTGAACCATACTTAAGTAGGGAGAATGAATTAACCATACTAGCCACACCAGCCGAAGAAAACGCAACAGTAAACATAACGTTTAAGCCATACGCAGTAACGAAGATCATAAACCTAACACTATAAACCCCCACTCAACAATACTAAAACCATACCTATAATCAAGACAACCATGTTTAGCTAGTAGTTTAAACCCAAAGGACTTAGTTATTACCCACATTTCACGCAAGATGATGCAGGTACGTGGTAAAGTTAATAAACCGACGCGTAATGAATCAAGGAAAGGGGCCGTAGTCTAGCCTGGTTAGGACGCACGGCTTGGACGCCGCCACTGGGTACAGTTATTGCAAGCCCAGTGGGGTTGGAGTATGCCCGTGTGATCCCGGGTTCAAATCCCGGCGGCCCCACCATTATAAAGGTAAAGATCCCTCACTCTTCACGTTAACCAACCGCAACATAGTAAGGTCTCATTATTCATTGCTAGGATTATTTAAGAACTAATGAATTAATACGCATTAAAGAAGCGTAATGAGTTTCAAATGAGTGGGGCTTATTCAAGCTTATCATTACCCTTAGACGCTTGAGGCTCGATACATAGCATTACCAGTACTCTAAGCGCTTCCGCCCTTCCAAGTGGATCATCATTTAGCCTTCTCTCAGCCACTGTAACAACATCATTATCGTTTAGGCATTGAAGTGCAATTAGAAGTAGGTGACCACTTAATCTCTTCCTAGCTATTACCCTGGCTTCCTTAACTATGTCACTAATATCCACTTAATCAAGCTTAAGCATGTGGTTAATTAATCTTACACTCACTAACAATACAATATACTCAACTTAACCCTACTTAGTGAACCCTTATGAATTAACAGTAGGTGCATAATCTAATGACCCTCCACCTTAGATAGCAATGTTTCCGGCTGCACCGAAGGTTCTCTCACGGTTAGGTATCCTTAATAGGATTACTATTACTATTCATCATATGTAGCTCACTGCCCATTAGACCTATTGATATGAATAATGTAAAAATAAGCTAGTGCAAAGTTAAAATTTACCCGCATTCAAGTTGGTACCTCGTTTTCTCCTTAAAGAGCAAGAAAGTACTAGGATATCATTTAGATTGAGTGTCTCATAATTTGCCTTTAGCGTTTAATACCTTTATGACGTAACTGCCAACTACATCTAATGTATCATTTATGTTTATTAACGATGTATCAACCACTAGGTCGAATATTGATAAGTCGTTCACGTTTATTGAGTATATGGCCATGTACCTCCTCCTATTTGATTCCTCCCTTGTCTTAATTTCATTAATCGCATCATTAATGCTAATGCCCTCCCTACGTGCTAATCTACCTGCCCTGGACATCATGTCGGCCTTTAAATAAACCCTAACATCCGCATAATCCTTTATTATCCATGCGGCTAAATGCCCCTCAATAACTACTCTACCCTTCTTGGCTTCCTCAATTGATACTTGATCCACATGGAGGTCAATACTATGGTCCCTTTCAGCAAGCTCATGAAGCTGCATTAACGTTAACCCCCTCTCGGCCGCTGCCTTCCTAAATAATTCACCTATGGATATGAACCTGTAGCTTAACTTATCGGCAAGGAGTCTTGCTACTGTAGTCTTACCACTAGCCACTTGTCCACTTATTGCAATAACACCCATCTTCAAGCACCCATTAGCCTAACGGATAACTTCAAACCCATTGATAAACACTTGTGGCAAACGTAACCACCATATGGCCTACTAACTCTCCCACTAATAACCGAACCGCACACTGAACACCTAACGACT
Coding sequences within it:
- the cmk gene encoding (d)CMP kinase, with the protein product MGVIAISGQVASGKTTVARLLADKLSYRFISIGELFRKAAAERGLTLMQLHELAERDHSIDLHVDQVSIEEAKKGRVVIEGHLAAWIIKDYADVRVYLKADMMSRAGRLARREGISINDAINEIKTREESNRRRYMAIYSINVNDLSIFDLVVDTSLININDTLDVVGSYVIKVLNAKGKL
- a CDS encoding DegT/DnrJ/EryC1/StrS aminotransferase family protein; translated protein: MVKWPPVNPDDEKSLLEAFKSGRWGRVPGGVVEEFEREFSRYHEAKYAVAVTSGTVGLFLSYLAVGLNEGDYFALPAYTFIATATAGVLLRAVPVFVDIDAETLNISVESLKAVLEQDKDGKIKLVVPVHFSGIPAELDEVINEARKHGAKVIEDAAQAHGAAYKGRKVGAIGEAGVFSFQSSKNMTAGEGGVIVTNDYEIYIKAWSYHNAGREINGEWYMHALIGWNFRMTELQAAILLSQLKRYDDEFKVRERNARLLYELLEGNEDFKPVKPPTYVSSSNHLLPIWISSRLIKQYGKARIVSEVNNRGGVVVEGYPMPLYRQPAFRESYWKLPDYSRLNLPVTEDACRRVIWVPQHVLLSEDETRRTAEALVRVSRELR
- a CDS encoding beta-galactosidase, with translation MLLCGEVHYFRVPRGLWEDRLLKLRRAGLNCLNTYFAWNYHEVEPGLFDFSGEKNVDEYLSKAEELGLKIVARVGPYICSEWDNGGHPDWLLSRDLVPRSLDSSYWPYAERWLRVILPIIVKHQEPNGGVTIVQLENEYFWGDAPLHMRLAELARQIGVTAKLYTNVNRYVRNTIYTDALDLYPSPWDLNSVLWSIKDLLETQGGRPKILEYEGGWFSTINRPLPTSRGSFPSDWTRILLATALAYGSDVVSFYMFHGGTNFGYWTGRWITTTYDYEASIREWGELSDRYYKVKLLTPLAELIDGSETEGESYDNGRLLVIRRKGDLRLKFYINNTEAEWVDGNVRIKARGVKVIPSNLSIKGITVSETNLSLLTVRDSDVLLYGDAGEEFTIRLKGGLIKSCLSVEHHTEGDSVVLSGRVPDELGGCLIEGKGNVRVLILSELFASRTWIMNDYYVPSNIYLIRGGDYNSLLIEGKEGVNTLYLPFKSSRGRYVPELDMTRIELNVNVSQPNVTITQVTKGSVGLRRILKINGVKPLEELGLFKHGLYVYDSRLNVNGLIGVVAHDYVTVINNGRVTASGFIYVKANANAGDLRIIVESTGHPNDGAIPFFTGLQSPVLVNQVGSIKVDSWEYGALDLSSRLKPGIATNYSHTTVINREIREYLPRVKWVKDTGDLGKPNNAVIYYRGRVHLNEARHIVLRISKNDQWAAMVVFINGEEVYRGHGDDPFETTVYGGLRVGDVEIVIALLRYGIREVNPTPGSVEIDLWSSIISDYDLGLMELGEVREGAQLPLTVSEPSTIKLRFTVDKPSDTNAPLYTGLSGKVHALIFLNGKLIGRYYPGGSQSMFYLPEPYLSRENELTILATPAEENATVNITFKPYAVTKIINLTL